One stretch of Oceanipulchritudo coccoides DNA includes these proteins:
- a CDS encoding acetyl-CoA carboxylase biotin carboxyl carrier protein subunit: protein MKKQFRITLNGKVFDVVAEVMGDDSAPPRESGGGRRPARSAGAAAVAAPVAKAAAPAAAAGGGVPSPLAGKVVSIDVSVGDEVAAGQQIATLEAMKMNTVVSAPVAGSVKSIEVAAGEPVEEGQSLLTIE from the coding sequence ATGAAGAAACAATTCCGCATAACGCTTAACGGCAAAGTTTTTGACGTCGTCGCCGAGGTAATGGGCGATGATTCCGCCCCGCCAAGGGAATCCGGCGGGGGCCGCCGGCCTGCGCGATCAGCCGGTGCCGCGGCAGTTGCCGCCCCCGTGGCAAAGGCAGCAGCTCCCGCAGCCGCTGCTGGAGGAGGTGTTCCCAGCCCGCTCGCCGGCAAGGTCGTTTCGATTGATGTCTCCGTCGGCGACGAAGTTGCCGCAGGCCAGCAGATTGCCACCCTTGAGGCCATGAAGATGAACACGGTTGTCTCGGCCCCGGTCGCCGGATCCGTGAAGTCCATTGAAGTCGCCGCAGGTGAACCGGTCGAGGAAGGCCAGTCGCTCCTCACAATCGAATAA
- a CDS encoding OadG family protein has product MPIAATHPFISSLEHILGFLVVLIALMLLWGLTVLLGVIFKRSPQPDPVSISGPAEEIDEEEVAAIAAVVSCLMGRRSRIVSIRSAATKDWNREGRREHFASHKIR; this is encoded by the coding sequence ATGCCAATTGCAGCAACCCATCCCTTCATCAGTTCGCTTGAGCACATTCTCGGCTTTTTGGTCGTCCTGATTGCCCTCATGCTTCTGTGGGGCCTCACCGTCCTGCTCGGAGTGATCTTCAAACGGAGTCCGCAACCGGATCCAGTCTCGATTTCCGGACCGGCCGAAGAAATCGATGAAGAGGAGGTAGCGGCAATCGCAGCAGTGGTGTCATGCCTGATGGGACGCCGATCACGGATCGTTTCCATTCGCTCAGCGGCCACCAAGGATTGGAACCGCGAGGGGCGCCGGGAACACTTTGCATCACATAAAATCCGCTAA
- a CDS encoding acyl-CoA carboxylase subunit beta, with amino-acid sequence MPIDPQLLKDLHKRRETALLGGGEEKMAKRKEKGLLPARERLLELFDEDTFQEFGMHAKHSCKSFGMEKKKMPGDGVVTGTGYVDGRPVAAYAHDFTVGGGALGRIHAKKVCDLIDYAIKAGIPVVGVNDSGGARIQEGVDSLSGYGEIFYRNVQCSGLIPQIAIIAGPCAGGAAYSPALMDFLIMTRKNANMFICGPQVIEAATGEKAELAQFATADAHASVSGNIHLIAEDDAHAIELAQTLLSYLPANNIDDAPHHLRETMSLDPIKRFNDLVPADPKSPFDVHEVIDVLADEETFFEIMPDFAKNLVTGFARIDGAVVGIVANQPNVKAGCLDIDASDKGARFVRVCNIYSIPIVTLVDVPGFFPGLEQERRGIIRHGAKMLFAYASATVPKITVIMRKAYGGAYLAMCSADLGADLVFAWPTAEIAVMGAEGAVNIVFGKELKASDNPAAKRAELIDSYRDEFASPYQAAANAFITDVIEPAQTRSCVSLGLHSLLSKRETRPPKKHGNIPL; translated from the coding sequence ATGCCCATTGACCCACAATTACTGAAAGACCTGCACAAGCGCCGGGAAACCGCGCTCCTCGGAGGCGGCGAAGAAAAAATGGCCAAGCGGAAGGAAAAAGGCCTTCTGCCCGCGCGAGAACGGCTCCTGGAACTGTTTGACGAGGATACCTTCCAGGAATTTGGCATGCACGCCAAGCATTCCTGCAAGAGCTTCGGAATGGAAAAGAAAAAGATGCCCGGCGACGGTGTGGTCACGGGAACGGGTTATGTCGACGGACGTCCGGTTGCCGCGTACGCACACGACTTCACGGTTGGTGGCGGGGCGCTTGGCCGGATCCATGCCAAGAAAGTCTGCGACCTGATTGATTACGCGATCAAGGCGGGAATTCCCGTGGTCGGGGTGAATGACTCTGGCGGGGCCCGCATCCAGGAAGGGGTGGATTCACTTTCCGGATATGGCGAAATCTTCTACCGCAATGTCCAGTGTTCCGGGCTTATTCCGCAGATTGCGATCATTGCCGGCCCCTGTGCCGGTGGGGCAGCATACTCCCCCGCCCTGATGGATTTCCTCATCATGACCCGCAAGAACGCCAACATGTTCATCTGCGGGCCTCAGGTGATTGAGGCGGCCACCGGCGAAAAGGCTGAGCTGGCACAATTTGCCACGGCCGACGCCCACGCCAGCGTGAGCGGTAATATTCATCTCATTGCCGAGGACGATGCCCATGCGATTGAGCTTGCGCAAACCCTCCTCTCCTATCTCCCGGCCAACAATATTGACGATGCGCCTCACCACTTGCGGGAAACCATGAGTCTGGACCCGATCAAGCGCTTCAATGACCTTGTGCCGGCTGATCCAAAGAGCCCCTTTGATGTGCACGAAGTCATCGATGTACTGGCCGATGAGGAGACCTTCTTTGAAATCATGCCTGATTTCGCCAAGAATCTCGTCACGGGGTTTGCCCGCATTGACGGGGCCGTCGTGGGGATCGTGGCCAATCAACCCAATGTCAAGGCAGGCTGCCTCGATATCGATGCCTCCGACAAGGGCGCACGGTTTGTCCGCGTCTGTAACATCTATTCAATTCCCATTGTCACGCTGGTCGATGTGCCCGGATTTTTCCCGGGTCTTGAACAGGAACGCCGGGGAATCATCCGCCACGGGGCCAAGATGCTCTTCGCCTACGCCTCGGCAACAGTCCCGAAGATCACCGTGATCATGCGGAAGGCTTACGGCGGGGCTTACCTGGCCATGTGTAGTGCCGACTTGGGCGCGGATCTGGTCTTTGCCTGGCCCACGGCGGAAATCGCCGTCATGGGGGCCGAAGGAGCGGTGAACATTGTCTTCGGCAAGGAACTCAAGGCCTCCGACAACCCGGCCGCCAAGCGGGCTGAGCTGATTGATTCCTACCGGGATGAATTTGCTTCACCTTACCAGGCGGCTGCCAACGCTTTTATCACGGATGTGATTGAGCCGGCGCAAACGCGGTCCTGTGTCTCACTTGGTTTACACAGCCTGCTTTCCAAGCGCGAAACCCGGCCACCGAAGAAACACGGAAATATTCCGCTTTAA
- the mce gene encoding methylmalonyl-CoA epimerase: protein MIQQIDHIGIAVKSLEEGVSYYEKTLGLKCESIEEVASQKVKTAFFHVGEVHIELLEATDPESPIAKFLEKNGEGVHHIAFRTDNITEQLGSAAAAGARLIHEVPFEGAANKLVAFLHPKSTHGVLTEFCANKE, encoded by the coding sequence ATGATACAACAAATCGACCATATTGGCATAGCGGTTAAATCCCTTGAAGAGGGCGTCAGTTACTACGAAAAGACCCTCGGGCTGAAATGTGAAAGCATCGAGGAAGTGGCCTCCCAAAAGGTGAAGACAGCCTTCTTCCATGTCGGGGAAGTGCATATTGAGTTACTGGAAGCGACCGATCCGGAGAGTCCGATCGCCAAATTCCTGGAAAAGAACGGGGAAGGCGTGCATCACATTGCTTTTCGCACGGACAACATCACGGAACAGCTGGGATCAGCGGCCGCTGCAGGTGCCCGTTTAATCCATGAAGTGCCTTTTGAGGGGGCAGCGAACAAATTGGTAGCATTCCTGCATCCAAAATCGACGCACGGCGTCCTGACTGAATTCTGCGCCAACAAGGAATAA
- a CDS encoding acyl-CoA mutase large subunit family protein: protein MESDKTTRLLSEFPSQTYEEWKEAAVKLLKGRPFEKTLITPTYEGFDLQPIYMRETMADFPHLGDTPGTGSQVRGSRLEGYVDAGWLISQELSAPTAKELNTIARHELENGQNELNVWFDRPTREGQDASAETSSVGVCGVSLSALGDLKVLLEGIHPEMISLNLQSGAAAPAIYALLDEWVRESGTNPEEVRGCLGMDPAAWLAETGALPGEKEKVFDVMAELIQAAAKRLPQLQILDIQGHAFHNGGASSAQELAAVLAAGANCLKELAQRGVPAELVVPRMRLSVSIGGNYFIEIGKLRALRLLWTRILEAYGVSEAERKVHLHARTGLWNKTRFDPYVNMLRTTTEAFSAVVGGCDSLHVAPFDEIIRESDGFSRRIARNTHAILAEECGLTNVIDPAGGSYAVETITDEMAAAAWKQFQAIEAAGGILAALESGTLQEDVAQVYAAKIKNIQRRKDVIVGTNSYPNASEKLLGGREIDYEAVRIERIATVDTWKSSRDDKAVQEALANCGKSGSRIESLVEAARAGATVQELMAALELGQSDIKANPIGFKRAAEEYENLRLAARELAEAGRPARIHQLNMGPSRRYRIRADWTSSFFQVAGFELLNEDDYADIDTAVAALKESGAKAAIITSDDETYSTTVEALAAAISELDAGIKILVAGAPGDNEEKWRAAGVDDFVNIRVNNYSFNRALLESMGASL, encoded by the coding sequence ATGGAATCCGACAAGACAACCCGTCTTCTGAGCGAGTTTCCTTCGCAGACCTACGAGGAATGGAAGGAAGCGGCTGTCAAACTGTTAAAGGGGCGGCCTTTCGAAAAAACGCTGATCACGCCGACGTATGAAGGGTTTGACCTTCAACCGATCTACATGCGGGAAACGATGGCTGATTTCCCGCATCTGGGAGACACACCCGGAACGGGCAGCCAGGTCCGAGGCAGCCGGCTGGAAGGCTATGTGGATGCCGGGTGGCTGATTTCGCAGGAACTTTCCGCGCCGACGGCCAAGGAATTGAACACGATTGCCCGGCACGAGCTGGAGAATGGGCAGAACGAGTTGAACGTCTGGTTCGACCGTCCGACACGCGAAGGGCAGGATGCGTCCGCAGAAACCTCTTCTGTCGGTGTCTGCGGGGTATCGCTCTCCGCGCTCGGGGATTTGAAAGTGCTTCTGGAAGGGATTCATCCGGAAATGATCTCCCTCAACCTGCAGAGTGGTGCGGCTGCACCGGCGATCTACGCACTGCTTGACGAGTGGGTTCGCGAATCGGGAACAAATCCTGAAGAAGTCCGCGGTTGCCTCGGAATGGATCCGGCGGCCTGGTTGGCCGAAACGGGTGCCCTTCCCGGTGAAAAGGAAAAAGTTTTTGATGTCATGGCCGAGTTGATACAGGCCGCGGCGAAGAGGCTGCCGCAGTTGCAGATTCTCGATATCCAGGGCCATGCCTTTCATAATGGCGGGGCCAGCTCCGCTCAGGAATTGGCCGCCGTCCTTGCGGCTGGTGCCAATTGCCTCAAGGAGCTCGCGCAACGGGGAGTCCCGGCTGAGCTGGTGGTTCCGAGGATGCGGTTATCCGTCTCCATCGGTGGGAATTACTTTATCGAGATTGGCAAGTTGCGTGCCCTGCGGCTTCTCTGGACACGGATTCTGGAGGCTTATGGAGTGTCGGAAGCGGAGCGCAAGGTGCACTTGCACGCCCGCACCGGCTTGTGGAACAAGACCCGCTTTGATCCATATGTGAACATGCTGCGCACGACGACGGAGGCATTCTCCGCTGTAGTGGGTGGATGTGACAGCCTGCACGTCGCTCCCTTTGACGAGATTATCCGGGAAAGCGACGGGTTTTCCCGGCGCATTGCCCGCAACACGCACGCGATCCTCGCAGAGGAGTGTGGTTTGACCAATGTGATTGATCCAGCTGGTGGATCCTACGCCGTGGAGACCATCACGGACGAGATGGCCGCTGCCGCATGGAAACAATTCCAGGCAATCGAAGCCGCTGGGGGAATTCTCGCCGCCTTGGAAAGTGGCACCTTGCAGGAAGATGTTGCCCAGGTCTACGCGGCCAAGATCAAGAATATCCAGCGTCGCAAGGATGTCATCGTCGGGACCAATTCCTATCCCAATGCGAGTGAGAAGTTGCTCGGTGGCAGGGAAATTGATTACGAGGCAGTCCGTATCGAAAGAATCGCGACAGTTGATACCTGGAAGTCCAGCCGTGACGACAAGGCCGTTCAGGAAGCCCTTGCAAATTGTGGCAAATCCGGCTCCCGGATAGAGTCACTGGTCGAGGCTGCCCGTGCCGGGGCAACCGTGCAGGAGCTGATGGCCGCCCTGGAGTTAGGCCAATCCGATATCAAGGCCAACCCGATCGGGTTCAAGCGGGCCGCGGAGGAGTATGAGAATCTCCGGCTCGCCGCGCGCGAGCTGGCAGAGGCTGGTCGTCCAGCCCGCATCCATCAATTGAACATGGGACCTTCCCGGCGTTACCGTATCCGGGCAGACTGGACCAGCTCCTTCTTTCAGGTGGCTGGGTTTGAGTTGCTCAACGAGGACGATTACGCGGACATTGACACGGCGGTTGCCGCGCTCAAGGAAAGCGGGGCCAAGGCGGCAATCATCACTTCAGACGATGAGACCTATTCCACCACGGTGGAAGCTCTCGCTGCAGCCATTAGTGAACTGGACGCCGGGATAAAGATTCTGGTTGCCGGGGCGCCTGGTGACAACGAGGAAAAGTGGCGGGCCGCCGGAGTGGACGACTTCGTGAACATCCGCGTAAATAACTACAGTTTCAATCGTGCGCTTCTCGAATCAATGGGAGCGAGCCTTTAA
- the scpA gene encoding methylmalonyl-CoA mutase → MTTTPDFTKLDYRADSSGKGYADWKAALEKKTGKRAEDHVWDTMEQIPVKPLYSKEDLAGMEHLDYQAGVAPFLRGPYATMYVFRPWTVRQYAGFSTAEESNAFYRRNLAAGQTGLSVAFDLATHRGYDSDHERVVGDVGKAGVAIDSILDMQVLFDRIPLNKVSVSMTMNGAVLPIMAFYIVAALEQGAKLEELAGTIQNDILKEYMVRNTYIYPPIPSMKIIADIFEFTSQKMPKFNSISISGYHMQEAGATADLEMAYTLADGLEYLRTGIDAGIDIDAFAPRLSFFWAQGKNYFMEVAKMRAARLIWSKLVNQFNPRNPKSLALRTHSQTSGWSLTEQDPYNNVTRTCVEAMAAAMGHTQSLHTNALDEAIALPTDFSARIARNTQLFLQDETGICKVIDPWGGSYYVEALTHALKERAWAHIQEVEELGGMAKAIETGLPKMRIEEAAARRQARIDSGRETIVGVNKYRLEKEDPLEILDVDNTAVRESQLKRLAKLREERDESACRQTLERLTKAAAGETDENLLQVAIEATQARASLGEISDALEKVYGRHQAVIRSISGVYSSEYGDKDEVEKIRARADAFAEKEGRRPRIMVAKMGQDGHDRGAKVVATAYADLGFDVDIGALFQTPEETAAQAVENDVHIVAMSSLAAGHKTLLPKLVAALASHGREDILVVAGGVIPAQDYDDLYAKGASAIFGPGTIITESARKLLSLLEGQVE, encoded by the coding sequence ATGACGACAACACCCGATTTTACAAAGTTAGACTACCGAGCGGACAGCAGCGGTAAGGGGTACGCAGACTGGAAAGCGGCCCTTGAGAAGAAGACCGGCAAACGCGCCGAGGATCATGTCTGGGACACCATGGAACAAATCCCGGTGAAGCCATTGTACAGCAAGGAAGACCTTGCCGGCATGGAACACCTTGACTACCAGGCGGGCGTGGCCCCGTTCCTGCGCGGGCCTTACGCCACCATGTATGTCTTCCGCCCATGGACGGTTCGTCAGTATGCGGGGTTTTCCACGGCTGAGGAATCCAACGCCTTTTATCGCCGGAATCTTGCCGCCGGGCAGACGGGGCTCTCCGTGGCATTTGACCTTGCAACCCACCGCGGATACGACAGCGACCATGAGCGTGTTGTCGGGGACGTCGGGAAAGCCGGTGTAGCGATTGATTCGATACTGGACATGCAGGTCCTGTTTGACCGCATTCCACTGAACAAGGTCTCCGTTTCCATGACGATGAACGGCGCCGTTCTGCCGATCATGGCCTTTTACATTGTGGCCGCGCTCGAGCAGGGTGCGAAGCTGGAGGAGCTAGCGGGAACGATCCAGAATGACATTCTCAAGGAATACATGGTGCGGAACACCTACATCTATCCGCCCATTCCGAGCATGAAAATCATTGCGGACATCTTTGAGTTCACTTCCCAGAAGATGCCCAAGTTCAACTCGATCTCCATTTCCGGTTATCACATGCAGGAAGCGGGAGCGACTGCCGACCTTGAGATGGCCTACACCCTTGCCGACGGCCTGGAGTATCTGCGCACGGGCATTGACGCCGGCATTGACATTGATGCCTTCGCCCCACGCTTGAGCTTTTTCTGGGCACAAGGGAAGAACTACTTCATGGAAGTGGCCAAGATGCGCGCGGCGCGCCTCATCTGGTCCAAGTTGGTGAACCAATTCAATCCCAGGAACCCGAAGTCGTTGGCCCTGCGGACGCACTCGCAGACCAGTGGATGGAGCCTCACTGAGCAGGACCCGTACAACAACGTCACACGGACATGCGTCGAGGCCATGGCGGCCGCAATGGGACACACCCAGAGCTTGCACACCAACGCCTTGGATGAGGCGATCGCCTTGCCGACCGATTTCTCTGCCAGGATTGCGCGTAACACGCAGCTCTTCCTGCAGGACGAAACGGGGATTTGCAAAGTCATTGATCCGTGGGGTGGCAGTTATTATGTCGAAGCGCTCACGCATGCCCTGAAGGAACGCGCGTGGGCTCACATACAGGAAGTCGAGGAGCTCGGTGGAATGGCCAAGGCCATTGAGACAGGGCTTCCGAAAATGCGTATTGAGGAAGCGGCGGCCCGGCGCCAGGCACGCATTGACAGCGGCCGTGAAACCATTGTCGGGGTGAACAAGTACCGCCTCGAGAAAGAGGACCCGCTTGAGATTCTTGATGTCGACAACACAGCTGTTCGCGAGTCGCAATTAAAGCGGCTGGCCAAGCTCCGTGAAGAGCGGGATGAATCGGCTTGTCGCCAGACGCTTGAGCGCCTGACCAAGGCTGCAGCCGGGGAGACGGACGAGAATCTGCTCCAAGTGGCCATTGAGGCAACGCAGGCCCGGGCCTCCCTTGGGGAAATTTCTGACGCCCTTGAGAAAGTCTATGGTCGCCATCAGGCTGTAATTCGTTCGATTAGTGGTGTGTACAGTAGTGAATACGGTGACAAGGACGAGGTGGAGAAGATCCGCGCACGTGCCGACGCCTTTGCTGAAAAGGAAGGCCGTCGCCCACGTATCATGGTTGCGAAGATGGGGCAGGACGGGCACGACCGGGGAGCCAAGGTCGTGGCAACCGCTTATGCCGACCTCGGATTCGACGTGGATATCGGGGCTTTGTTCCAAACACCGGAGGAAACAGCAGCCCAAGCCGTTGAGAATGACGTCCACATCGTGGCGATGAGCTCACTGGCGGCTGGCCACAAGACACTTTTGCCCAAGCTGGTGGCTGCACTGGCTTCCCATGGACGAGAGGATATTCTTGTCGTGGCTGGGGGCGTTATCCCCGCACAGGATTATGATGATCTCTACGCCAAAGGCGCCTCGGCGATCTTTGGCCCGGGGACAATTATCACCGAGTCTGCCCGCAAGCTCCTGAGCCTGCTGGAAGGGCAGGTTGAATAG
- the meaB gene encoding methylmalonyl Co-A mutase-associated GTPase MeaB yields MTESDERKRPEWAPAEGGEGFASNVMKGVEGGHDGMPGSLPSISSKPPAKRRQLSVDELEIGIRSGDRTLLARAITLVESNAPAHQALAQELLDRLMPETGKSLRVGITGVPGAGKSTMIDTLGAMLCEKGFKVAVLAVDPSSSVTKGSILGDKTRMEKLLGHKSAFVRPSPTGGCLGGVARKTRETLLLCEAFGFDVILLETVGVGQSEVTVRSMVDFFLLVMISGAGDELQGIKKGVIELADAIVVNKADGDNVRKARMAKAEYNRVLSFLHPCTEGWKTKAYMASALTKEGIPELWEKIQLFKETVQANGVFEKRRQTQNLDWMHELLNEALRQRFLANTVMHGRLQDLSAAVARGEVPPVKAVEDLIEHWVRLDR; encoded by the coding sequence ATGACAGAAAGTGATGAACGAAAGCGACCCGAGTGGGCACCTGCCGAAGGTGGCGAGGGGTTTGCTTCGAACGTCATGAAAGGTGTTGAGGGAGGTCATGACGGCATGCCCGGCAGTCTTCCGAGTATTTCCTCCAAGCCACCTGCGAAGCGCCGGCAGTTATCGGTAGATGAGCTTGAAATCGGGATCCGTTCAGGTGACCGGACGCTTCTGGCCCGCGCCATAACGCTGGTCGAAAGCAATGCGCCCGCCCATCAGGCCCTCGCGCAGGAATTGCTCGACCGCTTGATGCCGGAAACCGGCAAGTCGCTTCGGGTCGGCATCACGGGCGTGCCCGGCGCAGGCAAGTCCACGATGATTGATACCCTTGGTGCCATGCTGTGCGAGAAAGGGTTTAAAGTCGCGGTCCTTGCGGTGGATCCGTCCAGTTCGGTCACCAAGGGAAGCATTCTCGGTGACAAGACACGGATGGAAAAGCTTCTGGGCCACAAGTCCGCCTTTGTGCGTCCGTCCCCGACGGGTGGTTGCCTTGGCGGGGTGGCCCGAAAGACGCGCGAGACGCTGCTTCTGTGTGAGGCCTTCGGGTTTGATGTCATTCTTCTGGAGACGGTCGGGGTCGGTCAGAGCGAAGTCACCGTGCGATCGATGGTCGACTTCTTCCTGCTTGTCATGATTTCCGGCGCGGGGGATGAGCTGCAGGGCATCAAGAAGGGCGTTATCGAATTGGCCGACGCCATTGTCGTGAACAAGGCCGACGGCGACAACGTCCGCAAGGCGCGCATGGCGAAGGCGGAATACAACCGCGTCCTCAGTTTCCTGCACCCATGCACGGAAGGTTGGAAGACAAAAGCCTACATGGCATCAGCGCTTACCAAAGAGGGGATTCCCGAGCTGTGGGAGAAAATTCAACTCTTCAAGGAGACTGTCCAGGCGAATGGTGTATTTGAAAAACGACGACAAACCCAGAACCTTGACTGGATGCACGAGCTCTTGAACGAGGCTCTGCGGCAACGCTTTCTCGCAAACACGGTCATGCACGGACGGCTACAGGATTTGTCGGCTGCCGTGGCACGGGGGGAAGTGCCTCCGGTGAAGGCTGTCG